The Candidatus Cloacimonas sp. genomic interval GGCTTTTTCGATGGTACGAGAAATAGCTCCTCTAATTACAGCTATCATTGTAGCTGGAAGAAGCGGATCAGCAATTGCTTCGGAAATTGCAACGATGCAAGTTACGGAAGAAATTGATGCCTTAAAGATTATGGCTTTGTCACCCGTTCGCTATGTCGTTGTACCAAAATTTCTTGCCATCACAGTAGTGATGCCGATTTTGGTTATGTTTTCTATATTAGTTTCGGAAATTGGAGGGGGACTAATTGCCATTAACTATCTGGATTTGAGTATCTACACTTTTGTCCAGCGTTCTATAAGTGTTCTTACTATAAAGGATATCGTCACCAGCTTTGGGAAAAGCATTATTTTTGCCTGGACGATTGTTGTTATTGGTGCCTATTGTGGATTTCAAGTAAAAGGGGGAGCGGAAGGAGTTGGAAAGGCAACCACTTCTTCTGTCGTCGCCTCTATTTTTGCCGTTATCATCTGGGACGCCATTTTCAGTTTATTATATTTATAATTATGGAACCGGTAATCAGTATTAGAAATTTAATTGCCAAATATGGCGATTTAACTGTTTTAGACGATATCAATGTGGATATATATCCTGGCGAGATTACAGTTATTTTGGGTGGTAGCGGTTGCGGGAAAACAACTCTGCTAAAGAATATTTTGCGTTTGGTGGAACCATTTTCGGGTAGTGTGAAATTTTGGGGCGAAGATGTTTTAGGCCTTGATGATGAACAAATGGCGAATATTTTGCGCAAAATTGGGATGCTTTTTCAAAGTGGAGCACTCTTGAATTCCCTATCTATTTACGAAAATATCAGCATTCCTCTGGAATTGCATACGAACTTAACCAAAGAACTGAGAGACAGAATTATTAAAGTTAAACTAAAACTGGTAAACTTAAGCGAAGCTATATATAAATTTCCTTCCGAACTTTCAGGAGGTATGAAAAAAAGAGCCGCTTTGGCCAGAGCTATTGCTTTAGACCCTCAAATTCTTTTTTGCGACGAGCCCTCTGCGGGTTTGGACCCTTTAACGGCTGCTTCTTTGGATGAATTAATTTTGGAACTGAAAAAACAACTGAAAATGACCATTGTGGTGGTTACTCACGAATTAGCTTCCATTCATAGAATTGCCGACAAAATTATCTTTCTGGATAGCGGTAAAATGCTTTTTAATGGCACCTTAGATGAAGCAAAAAAAGCTGGTATTCCTCAAATTGATACCTTTTTTAAAGTAGGCAAATTCTGAGCATAACTATCATAGCCGCTTATGACTTAAATCATTTAATCGGTAATGCCGGAAAAATGCCCTGGAAAATTCCGGAAGACCTTGCCTGGTTTAAACAAAATACTCTTGGTCATCCGATTATTATGGGGAAAAATACTTGGAAATCTATTGGGAAAGCACTACCGGACAGACAAAACATTATTTTAAGCAAGGACACTTCTTTTCATCCTGAAGGTGCCATTGTCGTTCATAATATGCAAGAAATGCTACCCAAAATTGAGGGGGAAGAAGTATTTGTAATCGGTGGGGCAAGCGTTTTTGCCCAGTTTTTACCTTGGGCGGATAGATTATTGATTACCCTCATTCATTCTAAGTTTGAGGGAGATACTTATTTCCCTCCTTTTAATGAAGATGAATGGTTGCTGCAGGATAAAAAAGATATTATTTCTTCTACGGGATATCCTCTAAGCTTTTTAACCTATATTAGAAAAGAGAACTTTAAAAGTGAAAAGTGAAAAAGTGGAAAAGTGGAAAAGTGAAAAAGTGGAAAAGTGGAAAAGTGAAAAGGTGAAACCCGGAACGAACAACTTTAGAAAGGTTTTAGAAAGTTAGCCCCTGAGGGCGACACAATCATAGCGATGGAGGCGTAAGCCCCTCGTATAAAACAATTAAGGATAAAGAAAAGTCCAATTGTGATAAGAGATTTTAACGATGGGTTTTGACCCGGCGTATTAATAACGGAGTGTTGACGTCCTCGTCAACA includes:
- a CDS encoding ATP-binding cassette domain-containing protein gives rise to the protein MEPVISIRNLIAKYGDLTVLDDINVDIYPGEITVILGGSGCGKTTLLKNILRLVEPFSGSVKFWGEDVLGLDDEQMANILRKIGMLFQSGALLNSLSIYENISIPLELHTNLTKELRDRIIKVKLKLVNLSEAIYKFPSELSGGMKKRAALARAIALDPQILFCDEPSAGLDPLTAASLDELILELKKQLKMTIVVVTHELASIHRIADKIIFLDSGKMLFNGTLDEAKKAGIPQIDTFFKVGKF
- a CDS encoding dihydrofolate reductase → MPWKIPEDLAWFKQNTLGHPIIMGKNTWKSIGKALPDRQNIILSKDTSFHPEGAIVVHNMQEMLPKIEGEEVFVIGGASVFAQFLPWADRLLITLIHSKFEGDTYFPPFNEDEWLLQDKKDIISSTGYPLSFLTYIRKENFKSEK